A region of Beijerinckia sp. 28-YEA-48 DNA encodes the following proteins:
- a CDS encoding FCD domain-containing protein, whose translation MTAIVSSSRSASKRARALKPDDDIEELKETIRAMVVAKKKLPSERDLAETLAVKRHQLRRALQSLRAQGELEPARAKRQPLVGHNGESLVQATNPMEVIEMRIAIEPFLARLAALRASPQEIARIEQAATTANDVDSGAWDVTFHKMIAAASGNKLAASLYSLLRQVSSDARVRLGSSNRPSTPQRIAVRDNEHRAIAQAIARRDPEAADRAMRAHLASVQKRVMEQLNPAVPSA comes from the coding sequence ATGACAGCGATTGTGTCCAGCTCCCGTTCTGCTTCCAAACGCGCCCGCGCGCTGAAGCCGGATGACGATATCGAAGAGCTGAAGGAGACCATCCGCGCCATGGTGGTGGCCAAGAAGAAGCTGCCGTCGGAACGGGATCTGGCCGAGACGCTCGCGGTCAAGCGCCATCAGTTGCGCCGCGCCTTGCAGTCCCTGCGCGCCCAGGGCGAGCTGGAGCCGGCGCGGGCCAAGCGCCAACCGCTCGTCGGCCACAATGGCGAGAGCCTGGTGCAGGCCACCAATCCGATGGAAGTGATCGAAATGCGCATCGCTATCGAGCCGTTCCTAGCGCGGTTGGCGGCGCTGCGAGCTTCGCCGCAGGAAATCGCGCGGATCGAACAAGCGGCGACCACGGCGAACGATGTCGACAGCGGCGCCTGGGACGTAACCTTCCATAAAATGATCGCTGCCGCGTCCGGCAACAAACTCGCCGCCTCGCTCTATAGCCTGCTGCGGCAGGTTTCGAGCGATGCGCGCGTGCGGCTTGGCAGTAGCAATCGTCCCAGCACGCCCCAGCGCATCGCCGTGCGTGACAACGAGCATCGCGCCATCGCGCAAGCCATCGCGCGGCGTGATCCGGAAGCGGCCGACCGCGCCATGCGCGCCCATCTCGCCTCGGTGCAGAAGCGCGTCATGGAGCAGCTCAATCCGGCCGTGCCGAGCGCTTAA